In one window of Allorhodopirellula heiligendammensis DNA:
- a CDS encoding FdhF/YdeP family oxidoreductase, with product MRVRSGGGFRAIGYSFKKAREAGGYWKFFKAMRSRNTCKTCALGMGGQQGGMVNEAGSFPEVCKKSMQAMASDMQSGIEPTFWKNNSLAELQKLSPRQLEYLGRLLHPVRYRAGTTHFETITWEEAYSSIVTKLASLSPDETFWYFSGRSSNEAGFLLQLIARLYGTNNVNNCSYYCHQASGVGLQTSVGSGTATIDLKDLEQADLVFLIGGNPASNHPRLMTSLMHVRGHGGNVIVINPVRETGLVKFRIPSSPLSLLTGSKIASHYTMPHIGGDLALLWGIAKALRSRDQIKLDFLKKHCRGDDAFLARVDSLSWEEIESKSGVEQSEIETIAEMYAASERTVFAWTMGITHHAHGVDNVQAIANLAMCRGMVGRPGAGLMPIRGHSNVQGIGSVGVTPRLKQQIFDALQSKYQVKLPVTPGLDTLGCMEAAAEGRVKAGFCLGGNLFGSNPDATFAARAMSTLDLNVMLSTTMNTGHVHGLAKETIILPVLPRDEEPESTTQESMFNFVRLSDGGPRRLPGPRSEVDVISTLGKRLLGDAAGINWDHMQHTETIRQWIGDVIPGYKEIQAIGTTKKEFHIGGRIFHEPTFGTHDGRAVMHCHQLPSLKGTCEGQLRLMTVRSEGQFNTVVYEEEDLYRNQDRRDIILMHPDDLKRLGLQHNERVRVENETGQMDSILARGYEDIRPGNALMYYPESNVLVSRYADPHSKTPAFKGVVVSVKSMQPA from the coding sequence ATGAGAGTTCGCAGCGGCGGCGGTTTCCGGGCCATTGGCTATTCGTTTAAGAAGGCCCGAGAAGCGGGTGGCTATTGGAAGTTTTTCAAGGCCATGCGATCTCGCAACACGTGCAAAACCTGCGCCTTGGGAATGGGGGGGCAACAGGGCGGTATGGTCAACGAGGCGGGCTCGTTTCCAGAAGTCTGCAAGAAGAGCATGCAAGCGATGGCGTCGGACATGCAGTCTGGCATCGAACCCACGTTTTGGAAAAACAACTCGCTCGCAGAGTTGCAGAAGCTGTCTCCTCGTCAACTCGAGTATCTCGGTCGGCTGCTCCATCCGGTGCGGTACCGCGCAGGCACGACTCACTTCGAAACGATCACGTGGGAAGAAGCCTACTCGAGCATTGTCACGAAACTAGCGTCCCTTTCGCCTGATGAAACGTTCTGGTATTTCAGTGGCCGGAGTAGCAACGAGGCTGGGTTTCTGCTGCAGCTGATCGCTCGCCTGTATGGTACCAACAACGTCAACAATTGCAGTTATTACTGTCACCAAGCTAGTGGTGTGGGACTGCAGACGAGCGTCGGTAGCGGCACGGCAACCATTGATTTGAAAGATCTCGAGCAAGCTGATCTGGTGTTCTTGATCGGTGGCAACCCCGCGAGCAATCATCCCCGATTGATGACCAGCTTGATGCACGTACGAGGCCATGGCGGTAACGTCATCGTGATCAATCCCGTCCGCGAGACGGGGTTGGTTAAATTTCGTATCCCGTCTTCGCCACTCTCGTTGCTGACGGGCTCCAAGATCGCGTCGCACTATACGATGCCGCATATCGGTGGCGATTTAGCGTTGCTGTGGGGGATCGCCAAGGCGCTTCGCAGTCGCGACCAGATCAAACTCGATTTTCTGAAGAAACACTGTCGCGGAGATGATGCGTTTCTCGCGCGGGTGGACTCCCTGAGCTGGGAGGAGATCGAAAGTAAATCCGGGGTCGAGCAAAGCGAAATCGAGACGATCGCCGAGATGTACGCGGCGAGCGAGCGAACCGTGTTCGCATGGACCATGGGGATCACACACCATGCCCACGGTGTCGATAATGTGCAGGCCATCGCCAACCTTGCGATGTGCCGCGGGATGGTCGGGCGTCCCGGGGCAGGTTTGATGCCGATTCGTGGCCATTCCAACGTGCAGGGGATCGGCAGCGTCGGCGTCACCCCTCGACTTAAACAACAGATCTTCGACGCTCTGCAATCGAAGTATCAGGTCAAGTTGCCGGTAACTCCTGGGCTCGACACACTCGGCTGCATGGAAGCAGCGGCTGAGGGGAGGGTCAAGGCAGGGTTCTGTTTAGGAGGCAATCTATTCGGTTCGAATCCCGATGCGACTTTCGCCGCTCGAGCAATGTCAACGCTCGACCTGAACGTGATGCTCAGTACGACAATGAACACCGGCCATGTCCATGGTCTTGCTAAAGAAACGATTATTTTGCCAGTGCTGCCGCGGGATGAGGAGCCGGAATCGACGACACAGGAATCCATGTTCAATTTTGTGCGTCTGAGTGACGGCGGCCCCCGTCGCTTGCCTGGCCCCCGCAGCGAAGTGGATGTCATTTCGACGCTCGGCAAGCGATTGTTAGGTGACGCCGCAGGTATCAATTGGGATCACATGCAGCACACCGAAACGATTCGTCAATGGATTGGTGACGTTATTCCGGGTTACAAAGAGATTCAAGCGATCGGAACTACCAAGAAGGAATTTCACATTGGTGGACGCATCTTTCACGAGCCGACGTTTGGTACCCACGATGGCCGAGCCGTCATGCACTGTCATCAGTTGCCTTCGCTGAAAGGCACCTGTGAAGGTCAGTTGAGGTTGATGACTGTCCGCAGTGAAGGACAGTTCAATACCGTTGTTTACGAAGAGGAGGATCTGTACCGTAATCAGGATCGCCGTGATATCATTCTGATGCATCCCGACGATCTCAAGCGTCTGGGGCTTCAACACAATGAACGGGTTCGTGTTGAGAACGAGACGGGGCAAATGGATTCAATTTTGGCGCGGGGCTACGAGGACATTCGTCCTGGCAATGCATTGATGTATTATCCCGAAAGCAATGTTTTGGTATCGCGTTACGCCGACCCTCATAGCAAGACGCCTGCATTTAAAGGCGTGGTGGTGAGCGTCAAGTCGATGCAGCCGGCGTGA
- a CDS encoding adenosylmethionine--8-amino-7-oxononanoate transaminase: protein MSNQQQRSIWRPYCQMKTAPPPLEIVSAHDFELTTADGRSLIDGMASWWSVCHGYNHPHVVESVSQQLAKMPHVMFGGITHEPAERLAARLAALLPADLNHVFFADSGSVAVEVAMKMAVGYWRRRGQANRQRFLSFTHAYHGDTTGAMSLCDPQRSMHADYGKAILSQFHCPLPVDEITEDACHQLLSVHQGEVAGIFIEPLVQGAGGMRFHSASTVSRIRRLCDEHEVLMIADEIATGFGRTGTMFAIDACDVVPDIICLGKALTAGTMTMAVSVACGRVFDAFWSDRTGDALMHGPTFMANPLACAAANASLDLFESEPRVEQAHSMELKLRMGLSPARSLPGVVDVRCRGAIGVIQVESLHDVEELRQNLVDAGVWLRPFGDCVYVTPPLNLPDPLVEQLCNTIVDVMGKRQPIRLS, encoded by the coding sequence ATGTCGAATCAGCAACAACGATCGATTTGGCGTCCATACTGCCAGATGAAAACCGCCCCGCCGCCGCTGGAAATTGTGTCGGCCCACGACTTTGAACTCACCACCGCAGACGGACGCTCGCTGATCGATGGCATGGCATCATGGTGGTCGGTATGTCATGGATATAATCACCCGCATGTCGTGGAGTCGGTTTCTCAGCAGCTCGCGAAAATGCCGCATGTGATGTTCGGAGGGATCACGCACGAACCAGCAGAGCGATTAGCCGCTCGGCTTGCCGCCCTATTGCCCGCCGACTTGAATCACGTCTTTTTTGCCGATAGCGGTTCGGTAGCGGTCGAAGTTGCGATGAAAATGGCTGTCGGCTATTGGCGACGACGTGGTCAAGCGAATCGACAGCGATTCCTTTCATTTACGCATGCTTACCACGGTGATACGACTGGTGCGATGTCACTGTGCGACCCTCAACGCAGCATGCACGCGGATTATGGAAAGGCAATTCTTTCGCAATTTCATTGCCCGTTGCCGGTAGACGAAATCACTGAGGACGCATGTCACCAATTGCTTTCAGTGCATCAAGGAGAAGTTGCCGGCATCTTCATTGAGCCACTCGTTCAAGGCGCCGGAGGGATGCGATTTCATAGTGCCTCCACCGTCAGCCGGATTCGCAGACTTTGCGATGAACATGAGGTGCTGATGATTGCTGATGAGATTGCCACGGGATTTGGACGGACCGGGACTATGTTCGCGATCGACGCATGCGATGTTGTGCCCGATATCATCTGCTTGGGCAAAGCGCTCACGGCAGGCACGATGACGATGGCTGTGAGTGTGGCGTGTGGCAGGGTATTCGACGCATTCTGGTCTGATCGAACTGGCGATGCACTCATGCACGGCCCCACATTCATGGCCAATCCATTGGCTTGTGCCGCTGCCAACGCCTCGCTTGATCTATTTGAGAGTGAGCCACGTGTGGAGCAGGCCCATTCGATGGAGCTAAAATTGAGAATGGGCTTGTCCCCAGCGAGAAGCTTGCCGGGTGTGGTCGACGTTCGCTGCCGTGGTGCGATCGGCGTGATCCAGGTCGAGTCGCTCCATGACGTCGAGGAGCTCCGTCAGAATTTGGTGGATGCGGGGGTATGGCTGCGTCCTTTCGGCGATTGTGTCTATGTCACACCACCGCTGAATCTTCCCGACCCTCTGGTCGAACAGCTCTGCAATACGATTGTGGATGTGATGGGTAAACGTCAGCCAATTCGCCTGTCATAG
- a CDS encoding M16 family metallopeptidase gives MSEFRTATLPNGLQVVADIDNRGYSAAIGYFVLAGARDETDAQSGLSHFLEHMMFKGTASRSAADVNRELDELGGQSNAYTSEEQTVYYAAVLPKYQRRMVDLLSDMMRPRLDAEDFEMERHVILEEIAKYEDQPPFGAFERVMECCYGPRGLGRRVLGTTASIESMHVDTMRDYFRTRYRPANMVLAASGNVDFDDLVDQASQATAQWNDLPSPSPMASDNPDTVPAGVELNPRLNIPDATQAYRVTLSGGPAMASPDRFAMRLLASIIGDDGGSRLFWDLIDTGRAEVATMWPQEYADTGALFSYLVCTPDQMDSNIRLMNDAIDFVVREGIEQAELDQVINRTVAGVIMSSERPAQRLFGLGSHWLCCREYLSTDDRLDAYRRVDINAIEAAARTYLCSEATEVIASAEIIQPISEPSLTP, from the coding sequence ATGAGTGAGTTTCGCACGGCTACTCTGCCCAACGGATTGCAAGTAGTTGCCGACATTGACAACCGAGGTTATTCCGCTGCAATCGGATATTTTGTTCTCGCCGGTGCTCGCGATGAAACCGACGCCCAGTCCGGACTGAGTCACTTCCTCGAACACATGATGTTCAAGGGCACGGCGAGTCGCAGCGCCGCCGATGTTAATCGCGAGCTCGACGAACTTGGTGGCCAGAGCAATGCCTACACCAGCGAAGAGCAAACGGTGTACTATGCAGCGGTTCTACCCAAGTACCAACGGCGAATGGTTGACCTGCTCTCGGACATGATGCGTCCTCGCCTAGACGCTGAGGATTTCGAGATGGAGCGGCACGTTATCCTGGAGGAGATTGCCAAGTACGAAGATCAACCACCATTTGGTGCGTTTGAACGCGTGATGGAATGTTGCTATGGACCACGTGGCCTCGGACGCCGTGTGCTAGGGACAACCGCATCGATTGAGTCCATGCACGTCGATACCATGCGTGATTATTTCCGCACCCGGTACCGCCCCGCCAATATGGTGCTCGCCGCCTCCGGCAACGTGGACTTTGATGACTTGGTTGATCAAGCCAGCCAGGCAACCGCGCAGTGGAACGACCTTCCGAGCCCCTCGCCGATGGCAAGCGACAATCCCGATACCGTTCCAGCAGGCGTGGAATTAAATCCACGACTGAACATTCCTGATGCGACCCAAGCCTACCGCGTCACCTTATCGGGCGGTCCCGCGATGGCGTCACCGGATCGGTTCGCGATGAGATTGCTCGCGTCAATCATCGGTGACGATGGTGGCAGCCGGTTATTCTGGGATTTGATTGACACCGGACGCGCCGAAGTCGCCACGATGTGGCCGCAGGAGTACGCCGATACGGGCGCGTTGTTCTCCTATCTTGTTTGCACACCCGACCAAATGGACTCAAACATTCGCTTGATGAATGACGCGATTGACTTCGTAGTGCGTGAAGGGATCGAGCAAGCCGAACTGGACCAGGTTATCAATCGCACCGTCGCGGGCGTGATCATGTCGTCGGAACGTCCGGCCCAGCGTCTCTTTGGCTTGGGCAGTCATTGGCTGTGCTGCCGTGAATATCTCTCGACCGACGATCGGCTCGATGCGTACCGACGCGTCGATATCAATGCGATTGAGGCTGCGGCGCGCACTTACCTCTGCAGTGAAGCGACCGAGGTGATTGCGTCCGCCGAAATCATCCAGCCGATCAGCGAACCGAGTTTAACCCCATGA
- a CDS encoding M16 family metallopeptidase: MTVLWQPMPWLRTAAYTFWMPGGVTAEIQGCEDGVAARSRCGLASLTVEMIQRGAGAYNSRQFVAAEDNLGIDSSGSASTSMTGFSAAMPADSLAPSIGLLADLVRRPHLPIDQFEDAKLMLRQEMLANEDEPTQRLMRRLRQRQYGIALGRSAIANETSLESLSMEQVRDFYTEHFHAGSSILSIAGNFDEAEISDAVDAAFADWKTGTWAGLPTPQPIEGHEYIELPSSQTHIGFSYDNIPYGHPNYFVMRAGVGILSDGMSSRLFDRVREQHGLCYSVWATTHSMVPSTDAAGNVVPATGAVFGYAGTTPQRAQQTLDLTLHEVQHLCDDLAEDELERWKVRIQSSLIMEQESAGSRAGSMASDQFQLGRVMPTEELESAIESIQLDQIKEYFQQHSPQSFRIVTIGSEPLAGGAVWNEQANPADTAATSTSGANHE, from the coding sequence ATGACCGTCCTTTGGCAACCGATGCCCTGGTTGCGAACCGCCGCCTATACCTTCTGGATGCCCGGCGGCGTGACTGCTGAGATCCAGGGTTGCGAGGATGGCGTGGCGGCGCGTTCGCGATGCGGCTTAGCTTCCCTGACCGTGGAAATGATTCAGCGGGGAGCAGGTGCTTACAACAGCCGGCAATTTGTCGCCGCCGAAGACAATCTTGGCATCGATTCCAGTGGGTCCGCGTCAACGAGCATGACGGGGTTTTCGGCGGCAATGCCAGCGGATTCCTTGGCACCTTCGATTGGACTACTCGCCGATCTGGTCCGCCGCCCGCATTTGCCAATCGATCAGTTTGAAGATGCCAAGCTGATGTTGCGTCAGGAGATGCTGGCCAATGAAGACGAGCCCACTCAGCGATTGATGCGGCGGCTTCGCCAACGCCAATATGGGATTGCTCTGGGACGCAGCGCTATCGCGAATGAAACCAGTTTAGAGTCGCTCTCGATGGAACAGGTCCGCGACTTCTATACCGAACACTTTCACGCCGGCAGCAGCATTCTTTCCATCGCTGGTAACTTCGACGAAGCCGAAATCTCCGATGCGGTTGATGCCGCGTTCGCCGATTGGAAGACGGGCACATGGGCGGGCCTTCCCACTCCGCAGCCAATCGAAGGCCACGAGTATATTGAACTGCCCAGTAGCCAAACTCACATCGGTTTTTCCTACGACAACATCCCCTACGGCCACCCGAACTATTTTGTCATGCGAGCGGGCGTGGGCATCCTCAGCGACGGGATGAGTAGCCGACTGTTTGATCGCGTGCGTGAGCAACATGGACTCTGTTACAGCGTGTGGGCTACCACGCATTCGATGGTTCCCAGCACCGATGCCGCTGGGAACGTCGTCCCCGCCACCGGCGCGGTATTCGGCTACGCTGGAACAACTCCGCAGCGCGCCCAGCAGACACTCGACTTGACCCTCCACGAAGTTCAGCATCTTTGCGATGACCTCGCTGAGGATGAACTGGAACGCTGGAAGGTGCGAATTCAGAGCAGTCTGATCATGGAGCAAGAGTCAGCCGGTTCGCGCGCCGGTTCAATGGCGTCGGATCAATTCCAACTTGGCCGCGTGATGCCAACCGAGGAACTTGAATCCGCGATTGAATCGATTCAACTCGATCAGATTAAAGAATATTTTCAGCAGCATTCGCCGCAGTCATTCCGCATTGTTACGATCGGCTCGGAACCGCTCGCCGGGGGTGCGGTGTGGAACGAGCAGGCGAATCCAGCAGACACAGCGGCAACCAGCACATCAGGAGCCAACCATGAGTGA
- the miaB gene encoding tRNA (N6-isopentenyl adenosine(37)-C2)-methylthiotransferase MiaB has product MTKTVYIKTVGCQMNVLDSEMVVADLKRHGYRVVETPAEADLLLYNTCSIREQAEEKTYSALGKLRDTKARHPDKKIGVLGCMAQKDQEVIFRRAPFVDMIVGPGQLHALPQLITNIDSGQGRQMAVSLARTDGKQATVARSHETFDPLRDPSMRPTPFQAYLRIQIGCDKFCTYCVVPNTRGPEQGRSPAQILSEARILAEQGCREITLLGQTVNSYRHRSEDGDTDLAGLLEQLHEINGIDRLKFVTNYPKDMTERLLTTVRDLPKCSPYLHVPAQSGSDTVLKRMKRGYTVGDYMEMFERIERILPHAAVSSDFIVGFCGETDEDFQKSVKLIERCRFKNSFIFQYSVRGGTKAAERLEDDVPREVKAARNNELLAVQDAVAREDNEKLIGTTVEVLVEGPSKKSAKADPEAAAVQMTGRTHCDRIVVFDGNRRQAGQMLDIQVDDASSHTLIGRVRTVELVSIGL; this is encoded by the coding sequence ATGACCAAAACCGTATATATCAAGACCGTCGGCTGCCAGATGAACGTGCTCGACAGCGAGATGGTTGTGGCCGACCTGAAACGCCACGGCTACCGTGTTGTCGAAACGCCCGCCGAAGCGGACCTGCTGCTCTATAACACGTGTAGCATTCGTGAGCAGGCCGAGGAAAAAACGTACAGCGCGTTGGGGAAACTCCGCGATACGAAGGCCCGCCACCCTGACAAGAAAATCGGCGTGCTCGGCTGCATGGCTCAGAAAGATCAGGAAGTCATTTTCCGCCGAGCGCCGTTCGTCGATATGATCGTGGGCCCTGGCCAACTCCATGCTCTACCACAATTGATCACGAATATCGACTCCGGCCAAGGGCGACAAATGGCGGTGTCGCTAGCGAGAACAGACGGCAAACAAGCCACCGTGGCGAGGTCGCACGAGACCTTTGACCCGCTGCGTGACCCATCGATGCGTCCGACCCCATTTCAGGCGTACTTGCGCATCCAAATTGGCTGTGACAAATTCTGCACCTATTGTGTCGTGCCCAATACGCGCGGGCCTGAACAGGGCCGTTCACCAGCCCAGATCTTGTCAGAGGCACGCATTCTAGCAGAACAAGGATGCCGCGAAATCACGCTGCTCGGACAAACGGTCAACAGCTATCGCCACCGCTCGGAGGACGGCGACACGGACTTGGCGGGTTTGCTCGAACAGCTGCATGAGATCAACGGTATCGACCGTCTCAAGTTCGTCACGAACTATCCCAAAGACATGACAGAGCGGTTGCTGACGACAGTGCGAGATCTGCCGAAGTGCTCCCCCTACCTGCACGTGCCCGCCCAGAGTGGCAGCGACACGGTCCTGAAGCGGATGAAACGCGGCTACACGGTCGGTGACTACATGGAAATGTTCGAACGTATCGAGCGAATTCTACCCCATGCCGCGGTGAGCAGCGATTTCATTGTCGGTTTCTGCGGCGAAACCGATGAAGACTTCCAGAAATCGGTCAAGCTCATTGAACGTTGCCGGTTCAAGAATAGCTTTATCTTCCAGTACAGCGTGCGGGGTGGCACGAAAGCCGCGGAACGGCTCGAAGATGACGTGCCCCGCGAAGTCAAAGCGGCCCGCAACAACGAGCTATTGGCCGTTCAAGACGCGGTCGCGCGTGAAGATAATGAGAAGCTCATCGGCACCACGGTCGAGGTACTCGTCGAAGGCCCCAGTAAGAAGTCGGCAAAGGCCGATCCGGAGGCAGCAGCAGTCCAAATGACCGGACGGACCCACTGCGATCGCATCGTGGTCTTTGATGGTAACCGCCGCCAAGCTGGCCAAATGCTTGATATCCAAGTGGATGACGCCAGTAGCCATACCCTGATCGGACGCGTTCGCACCGTCGAACTTGTGTCGATCGGGTTGTAA
- a CDS encoding putative molybdenum carrier protein, whose translation MHSSSLFAEFDPAPERFVPRKIVSGGQTGVDRGALDAALALGIEHGGWCPAGRLAEDGQVPTRYQLVELSSRYYPHRTEKNVRDSDATLILYRGRMTGGTKLTQRLCRQIGKPDLSVSMGNASRARNKIIDWLNEVRPEILNVAGPRESNAEGIQDATCTLLVAALE comes from the coding sequence ATGCATTCTTCCAGCCTGTTCGCCGAGTTCGACCCCGCGCCGGAACGGTTCGTTCCGAGGAAAATCGTTTCGGGAGGCCAAACAGGGGTTGATCGCGGGGCTCTTGACGCGGCCCTGGCGTTGGGGATCGAACATGGTGGCTGGTGTCCAGCGGGTCGTCTGGCCGAGGATGGACAGGTTCCGACCCGCTATCAGCTGGTCGAACTGAGTTCGCGTTACTACCCGCACCGTACAGAAAAAAACGTACGGGATTCGGACGCCACCTTGATTCTGTATCGGGGACGGATGACGGGTGGGACCAAGCTGACCCAGCGGTTATGCCGGCAGATTGGCAAGCCGGATTTGAGCGTTTCGATGGGGAACGCGTCCCGCGCAAGAAATAAAATTATTGATTGGCTCAATGAGGTCCGTCCCGAGATACTCAACGTCGCCGGACCGCGGGAAAGCAATGCCGAAGGCATTCAGGACGCAACCTGCACCTTGCTGGTCGCCGCGTTGGAGTGA
- the yidD gene encoding membrane protein insertion efficiency factor YidD yields MDSNENQDDTKPIGSPPLRWLRRGMGEVLIAAIRSYQMFISPLTGPSCRFTPTCSSYAIGAIRKRGPVRGSWAAVKRICRCHPWHPGGYDPP; encoded by the coding sequence ATGGACAGCAACGAAAACCAAGATGATACCAAACCGATCGGTTCACCGCCGCTGAGGTGGTTGCGTCGGGGGATGGGGGAAGTCTTGATCGCGGCCATTCGCAGTTATCAGATGTTCATCAGTCCGTTGACGGGCCCCAGTTGTCGTTTCACACCCACCTGCAGTTCCTATGCGATCGGGGCAATTCGCAAGCGCGGCCCCGTTCGCGGCAGTTGGGCGGCTGTGAAGCGAATCTGCCGCTGCCATCCGTGGCACCCTGGCGGCTACGATCCGCCGTGA
- a CDS encoding gamma carbonic anhydrase family protein codes for MKPTEIEAKVNDDSSNPSPREIVVGREADLSLIDASAFVAQNATVLGEVRIGADASIWFGAVMRGDAERIEIGPRTNVQDQCVLHGDPGLPCVLGADVTIGHSAVVHGATVEDEALIGIGAIVLNGAHVGRGAIVAAGSLVTEGTVIPAGMLAVGSPAKVIKPVGESLANRCRENTQHYVRLGAKYKAKFAEQEIA; via the coding sequence ATGAAACCAACCGAAATTGAAGCCAAAGTGAATGACGATTCCTCAAACCCATCCCCACGGGAGATCGTCGTGGGGCGGGAAGCGGATCTTTCGTTGATCGACGCATCCGCTTTCGTGGCGCAGAATGCTACTGTGCTGGGTGAAGTTCGGATTGGCGCCGACGCGAGTATTTGGTTTGGGGCGGTGATGCGGGGCGATGCAGAGCGGATTGAGATCGGCCCCCGCACGAACGTTCAAGACCAGTGCGTGTTGCATGGCGACCCCGGCCTTCCCTGCGTGCTCGGGGCGGACGTGACCATCGGACACTCAGCGGTCGTCCATGGTGCGACGGTGGAAGACGAAGCGCTGATCGGAATTGGTGCGATTGTCCTCAATGGCGCTCATGTCGGACGCGGCGCGATTGTCGCTGCCGGGTCGCTGGTTACTGAAGGGACGGTGATTCCCGCCGGCATGCTGGCGGTGGGCAGTCCTGCGAAAGTGATCAAACCCGTCGGAGAGTCACTCGCCAATCGCTGCCGAGAGAACACTCAACACTACGTTCGCCTGGGTGCGAAATATAAAGCCAAATTCGCCGAGCAAGAGATTGCATAG
- a CDS encoding sulfatase-like hydrolase/transferase, with translation MLSKLTASLLALAISSAISLHAQENQDGLPRKNSPPNILLVVADDLGYSDLGCFGGEIDTPALDALATDGLRFTNFHVNPMCAFTRTSLMTGHTHYQSDNYRRSVPIAKIMANAGYQTMMSGKWHQPGHPMDAGFEQFYGFLEGQIDSWTGVGYGHETIREGRSDPQPVPDGWYSTDAFTDTAMSQIDGAIDAGQPFFSYVAYNAPHTPLHAPRENVEKYPSRYRDGWTELRKARFARMQKLGLLDERYHLTDPQAEVRRWDELRDVDREIEAERMAAYAGMVDRLDQNVGRLIAHLRARKVLENTLVVFISDNGGDYGNGDPDTYASQKPWQPGTHPMVSNGWGMLKNTPWNWYKHSMAGGVRVPMIVHCPSLVAHRGGTILKHRLHVTDLYPTFIELAGEHYPDDDHGRSLAPLYGRSMKPLFSDASLSETAIHDEIFWFFDTTTNQRGLVSGQWKIISINDSPWLLYHVALDPAEATDLAAKQPEKLAELVNRWHEFAKHEIVAPPGALQPVAQDRQGWGLHRCRMVFPKLLTVSPAEAAMDVESNINIELEFAGTADFSGTAHKQLQLYCVSDPTTPIWHSDPDEHSSWQGKRRLVFNDLPALQPDTTYFLTCDPGWVKIDGQPNGPLNDGAYWWRFRTEAGRD, from the coding sequence ATGCTCTCGAAACTCACCGCCTCCCTGCTGGCGTTGGCAATCTCCTCTGCCATCTCCCTCCACGCTCAAGAAAACCAGGACGGCCTCCCGAGAAAGAACTCTCCTCCGAATATCTTGCTCGTGGTCGCTGACGATCTAGGCTATTCCGATCTCGGTTGCTTCGGCGGCGAGATTGATACTCCGGCACTTGATGCGCTGGCGACCGACGGCTTGCGGTTTACAAATTTTCACGTCAACCCGATGTGTGCCTTCACGCGCACGAGTCTGATGACGGGGCACACGCACTATCAATCCGACAACTATCGTCGCTCTGTCCCGATTGCCAAGATCATGGCGAACGCGGGCTATCAAACAATGATGTCCGGAAAATGGCATCAGCCCGGGCACCCCATGGATGCTGGCTTTGAGCAGTTTTATGGGTTCCTTGAAGGACAAATTGATTCTTGGACCGGCGTCGGATACGGTCACGAAACCATTCGCGAGGGTCGCAGCGATCCGCAGCCAGTCCCCGACGGTTGGTACAGCACCGACGCGTTCACGGACACCGCCATGAGCCAAATCGATGGGGCCATCGATGCCGGGCAGCCGTTCTTTAGCTATGTCGCCTACAACGCGCCCCACACGCCGCTGCACGCGCCACGAGAGAATGTAGAAAAATATCCATCGCGATACCGCGACGGTTGGACCGAGCTGCGCAAGGCAAGATTTGCCAGAATGCAGAAACTGGGGTTGCTCGATGAGCGATATCATTTGACCGATCCGCAAGCCGAGGTTCGTCGCTGGGACGAACTGCGCGATGTCGATCGCGAGATTGAGGCCGAGCGGATGGCGGCATACGCGGGTATGGTCGACCGACTCGATCAAAATGTTGGACGGCTGATCGCGCACTTGCGAGCGAGAAAGGTGCTTGAAAATACTCTCGTTGTGTTCATTTCGGACAATGGCGGCGACTATGGCAACGGTGACCCAGACACCTACGCCAGTCAGAAACCGTGGCAACCAGGGACTCATCCGATGGTCAGCAATGGTTGGGGGATGCTGAAGAACACACCATGGAATTGGTACAAGCACTCGATGGCCGGCGGTGTGCGAGTACCCATGATCGTGCATTGCCCCAGTTTGGTGGCGCATCGTGGAGGCACTATTTTAAAGCACAGGTTACACGTGACGGATTTGTATCCCACGTTTATCGAATTGGCTGGTGAGCACTATCCAGACGACGATCATGGTCGCTCCTTGGCTCCGCTTTACGGCCGTTCGATGAAGCCGCTATTTAGCGACGCATCGCTTTCAGAAACTGCGATCCACGATGAGATTTTTTGGTTTTTCGACACGACGACGAACCAGCGTGGACTCGTCTCGGGACAATGGAAAATTATCAGTATCAATGACAGTCCTTGGTTGCTCTATCACGTGGCACTTGATCCTGCCGAAGCGACAGATTTGGCGGCAAAGCAGCCGGAGAAACTTGCTGAGCTCGTGAATCGCTGGCACGAGTTTGCCAAACATGAAATTGTGGCGCCGCCGGGCGCGCTGCAGCCTGTTGCCCAGGACCGTCAAGGCTGGGGGCTGCACCGCTGTCGGATGGTCTTTCCTAAGCTGCTGACCGTGTCGCCGGCTGAAGCAGCCATGGATGTGGAGTCGAATATTAATATTGAACTCGAGTTTGCGGGGACGGCGGATTTCTCAGGCACAGCTCACAAACAGCTGCAGCTCTATTGCGTCTCCGACCCAACGACTCCGATCTGGCATTCGGACCCCGATGAGCATTCAAGTTGGCAGGGGAAGCGGCGGCTCGTCTTTAACGATCTACCCGCTCTACAGCCCGACACCACCTACTTCCTAACCTGCGACCCTGGATGGGTGAAGATTGACGGCCAACCGAACGGCCCGCTCAATGACGGCGCCTATTGGTGGCGATTTCGCACAGAAGCCGGGCGAGACTAA